The Methanothermobacter tenebrarum genome window below encodes:
- a CDS encoding pyridoxamine 5'-phosphate oxidase family protein: protein MVKLPEEAQEMLNNEFCNKEKPLIWIATVNDGNPHLAPVCFVKVIDSDKLLIAVNFASKTMKNIQKGSKVAIGSAKYYDGYMIKGTGKIIKEGSHFEEVKNMVKERFGEKIKPQAALLVEIEEIYSLKPKPGSKRIA, encoded by the coding sequence ATGGTTAAATTACCAGAAGAAGCCCAAGAAATGTTAAATAATGAATTCTGCAATAAAGAAAAACCACTAATCTGGATTGCAACAGTCAATGATGGGAACCCACACTTGGCTCCGGTCTGCTTTGTTAAAGTTATTGACAGTGACAAGTTACTCATCGCCGTAAACTTCGCCAGCAAAACCATGAAAAACATCCAAAAGGGTTCGAAGGTTGCTATAGGCTCTGCAAAATACTATGATGGGTATATGATAAAAGGAACTGGGAAAATAATAAAAGAAGGGAGCCACTTCGAAGAAGTCAAGAATATGGTGAAAGAAAGATTCGGTGAAAAGATAAAACCACAAGCAGCTTTGCTAGTAGAAATAGAAGAAATATATTCACTCAAACCAAAACCAGGA
- a CDS encoding VOC family protein → MRIKYATIIVNEMDESIKFYTEVMGFKIDSQYDLGSKGMITLLKGEGETMLELIKNPVDEPGLFSIGIEVEDVEATIKELKSKGAKITMEPTPITVGLLAFIEDPNGVRIALIQHQ, encoded by the coding sequence ATGAGAATTAAATATGCCACGATAATAGTGAATGAGATGGATGAATCCATTAAATTTTACACTGAAGTGATGGGCTTTAAAATAGATAGTCAGTATGATCTCGGATCTAAGGGGATGATCACATTACTGAAAGGTGAAGGAGAAACCATGTTAGAGCTCATCAAAAACCCAGTGGACGAACCTGGATTATTCTCTATAGGAATAGAAGTCGAAGACGTGGAAGCCACAATCAAAGAACTTAAATCTAAAGGCGCTAAGATCACTATGGAGCCAACGCCAATAACAGTTGGACTTCTCGCATTTATAGAAGACCCAAACGGGGTGCGTATAGCCTTAATCCAACATCAATAA